The following are encoded together in the Daucus carota subsp. sativus chromosome 5, DH1 v3.0, whole genome shotgun sequence genome:
- the LOC108222710 gene encoding uncharacterized protein LOC108222710, translating to MDSARGWLQKLQPRDRGKSSAKKKGSEVSDDDETKETKPLTDEEASNVTKQRVAAAKQYIENHYKEQMKNLHERKERRTLLEQKLADADVSEEDQNNLLKFLEKKETEYMRLQRHKMGADDFELLTMIGKGAFGEVRVCREKATGHVYAMKKLKKSEMLRRGQVEHCKAERNLLAEVDSNCIVKLYCSFQDSDYLYLIMEYLPGGDMMTLLMRKDTLTEEEARFYIGETVLAIESIHRHNYIHRDIKPDNLLLDKHGHLRLSDFGLCKPLDCSTIEEKDLSSADSPTGSSKNNVRSPPPKRTQKEQLQHWQKNRRTLAYSTVGTPDYIAPEVLLKKGYSLECDWWSLGAIMFEMLVGYPPFYSDDPMTTCRKIVNWKTHLKFPEEAQLSSEAKDLISKLLCNVNQRLGSKGADEIKVHSWFKGVDWDRLYDIEAAFIPEVTDELDTQNFEKFDESEHQAEASARSGPWRKMLSSKDVNFVGYTYKNFEIINDYQVPGMAELKKKNTKPKRPTIKSLFEDESETSDTSEERKPQGGSFLNLLPPELEVSDKQSSKSA from the exons ATGGATTCAGCCAGGGGTTGGCTTCAGAAGCTTCAGCCACGAGATCGGGGAAAGTCTTCAGCCAAGAAGAAGGGATCTGAGGTATCTGACGATGATGAGACCAAAGAAACAAAACCACTTACAGATGAAGAGGCGTCGAATGTTACAAAACAAAGGGTTGCAGCTGCAAAGCAATATATTGAGAATCATTATAAGGAACAGATGAAGAATTTGCACGAGAGGAAGGAACG ACGTACTTTACTGGAGCAGAAGTTGGCTGATGCTGATGTCTCGGAGGAAGACCAAAATAACCTATTAAAGTTCTTAGAGAAGAAGGAAACTGAATATATGCGTCTTCAGAGACACAAAATGGGAGCTGACGACTTTGAATTACTCACAATGATCGGAAAGGGCGCTTTTGGTGAG GTTCGAGTCTGTAGGGAAAAGGCAACAGGTCACGTCTATGCAATGAAAAAGCTTAAGAAATCTGAAATGCTTCGTCGGGGCCAG GTCGAGCATTGTAAAGCTGAAAGGAATCTGCTAGCAGAGGTGGACAGCAATTGCATTGTGAAACTTTATTGCTCTTTCCAAGATAGTGATTATCTATACCTTATCATGGAATATTTGCCTGGCGGAGATATGATGACACTACTTATGAGAAAGGATACCTTGACTGAAGAAGAAGCCAGATTTTACATTGGTGAAACAGTTTTGGCCATTGAGTCAATTCACAgacataattatattcataG AGATATTAAGCCTGACAACTTGCTACTTGATAAACATGGTCATCTGAGATTATCAGATTTTGGACTTTGTAAACCTCTAGATTGCAGTACTATAGAAGAGAAGGACCTATCTTCAGCAGATAGTCCAACTGGCAGCTCAAAAAATAATGTACGGTCTCCACCTCCAAAACGAACACAAAAGGAGCAACTACAACACTGGCAGAAAAATAGGCGAACTCTT GCATATTCAACTGTTGGTACACCAGATTATATTGCTCCTGAAGTTCTTCTGAAGAAAGGATACTCGCTAGAATGTGATTG GTGGTCACTTGGTGCTATTATGTTTGAAATGCTCGTGGGTTACCCACCTTTCTATTCTGACGATCCTATGACAACTTGTAGAAAG ATAGTCAACTGGAAAACACACCTGAAATTTCCTGAAGAAGCACAATTGTCTTCAGAAGCAAAAGACCTTATCAGCAAACTACTTTGTAATGTAAATCAAAGGCTGGGTTCGAAAGGTGCAGATGAAATTAAG GTACATTCTTGGTTCAAAGGTGTTGATTGGGATAGGTTATATGATATAGAAGCTGCTTTCATTCCTGAGGTCACTGATGAATTGGATACCCAGAACTTTGAAAAGTTTGATGAG TCTGAACACCAAGCCGAGGCTTCAGCAAGATCTGGTCCGTGGAGAAAG ATGCTTTCGTCGAAGGATGTTAACTTTGTAGGTTACACTTACAAGAACTTCGAGATCATTAATGACTATCAAGTTCCTGGAATGG CCGAGTTGAAGAAAAAAAACACCAAACCAAAAAGACCGACTATCAAATCACTCTTTG AGGACGAGTCTGAAACATCCGATACAAGTGAAGAACGCAAACCTCAAGGAGGAAGCTTTCTGAATCTCTTGCCACCTGAATTAGAAGTCTCTGACAAGCAGAGTAGCAAGTCTGCCTAA
- the LOC108222708 gene encoding ABC transporter I family member 19, which translates to MAREGDESNGIRVKGMQFGYDIQIPLFVDFTLDISPGSRCLLVGANGSGKTTLLKILAGKHMVGGRDVVQVLNCSAFHDTHLVCSGDLSYLGGSWTKTVGSAGEIPLQGDFSAEHMIFGVEGIDPVRREKLIDLLDIDLRWRMHKVSDGQRRRVQICMGLLHPFQVLLLDEVTVDLDVVARMDLLDFFKEECEQRGATIVYATHIFDGLETWATDLAYIQDGELRRTDKLSELAELKHAANLLSVVESWLRSETKIEKKKPVSNSSQVRKSSPFDSSPFRSTRHMAYYR; encoded by the exons ATGGCAAGAGAAGGTGACGAAAGTAATGGCATTCGGGTCAAGGGGATGCAATTCGGGTACGACATACAAATCCCGTTATTTGTTGACTTCACCCTCGACATCTCTCCCGGATCTCGATGCCTCCTCGTCGGTGCCAATGGATCTG GAAAGACAACATTGCTGAAGATTTTGGCCGGAAAACATATGGTTGGTGGAAGAGATGTAGTGCAGGTCTTAAATTGTTCAGCATTTCATGACACACACCTGGTTTGTAGTGGGGACTTGTCCTATTTGGGAGGATCCTGGACAAAAACAGTGGGCTCTGCA GGTGAAATTCCACTTCAAGGAGACTTCTCTGCTGAGCATATGATATTTGGAG TTGAAGGGATTGACCCTGTAAGACGTGAGAAGTTGATTGATTTGCTTGATATTGATTTACGATGGCGGATGCACAAGGTTTCTGATGGCCAGCGACGCCGAGTTCAAATATGTATGGGGCTTCTTCATCCTTTTCAG GTTCTTTTGTTAGATGAGGTTACTGTTGACCTTGATGTTGTTGCAAGGATGGATTTGCTAGACTTCTTCAAGGAAGAGTGTGAGCAG AGAGGAGCTACAATTGTGTATGCAACACACATTTTTGATGGACTGGAGACATGGGCCACGGATCTGGCTTACATACAGGATGGAGAATTAAGGAGGACAGATAAATTATCTGAGCTTGCTGAGTTAAAACACGCTGCTAATCTGCTTTCGGTGGTCGAGTCTTGGCTGCGCTCTGAAACCAAGATAGAGAAAAAGAAACCTGTCAGTAATTCATCCCAAGTCAGGAAGTCATCTCCTTTCGATTCTTCTCCTTTTAGATCAACCAGACACATGGCTTACTACCGTTGA